The DNA region TTGATGTAGATGTCGCCTCGAAGATGAGCATCGGCAAGGTGAGATGGAATGCTCAGGTAGGTGTGCTGTTCCATGACCTGGTCGTGAACCAGCTTGGCTATGGTCTCAGGATTGCGCATGAGGTTGGCATTGGAGGTGTACTGCCCGGGAGCGTTTATCAACAGGTCGAGGTCGTACATCGGAATGCCCACTCTGGTGTAGCGCATTCGCGCCTTCTCCAGACCCATCTCAGCCAGTACGCTGTTGCACATCTCTCGTATCAGAGGGCCAGAGAGGAATCGGATGCCGGACGCTGCAATCCTGTCCATGACCCGCACGGCGACCATGTGGGCGGTCGCCTCGTCAATACCAGTCTCTAGCCTCAGGCTGTTGATGATGCGGCTGGAGTCAAAGGGCTCCATTGTGTCACTGGTCGTTCGAACCTGTGGGAGCTTCTTCTCGCGAGCACGGAGATCGTCTGCGTCGCCGTGAACTGATGCGCCGATGTCTGTCATAATGTACCAACTCCAAGCTTCTGTCTGACGTCTTCCACGCTGGGAACTTGACCACTGTAGAGCAACCTGAGTCCGTGGCTGTCTTCCACAATCACGCTCGGGGTCGAGGCAATGAACACCTGTTCTTCAAGTAGTCTGAACTCCAGGTCAGGGTCCATGCTCTGCAGGTCCACGGTCTTGAGCTGTATGTTCGTCCCTTGCAGTGCTTCACTCAAGACCATCTTGGCAGCTGGGCAGTTCGGGCAGCTGGGCTGCGTGAACAGGTATACGGTCTGATGAGTGTCCTCTCCCGGCATCATGGCTATGCAATCCCTTCTCGTTGGACGGGTGACAGTAGATGAGCAACATCTGTGATTATAAGACTTGTCGAGACGGAGATGGGCCTTTAGAGGCCGTCCGGGACCATACTGCGGAGGGAGGCGACTGTGCAGAATACGCACAGACACTCGTTCAGAGCGTGTCTAATAAGGTCCTAGATGACCAAGACTCTGTCGCCCGAAAACAGCCCCCGAGAACCAAGAGGCTGGCTCTGCATCGCTTGCATAGGAGTGACTCTGGTTGTGCATGAGC from Candidatus Thorarchaeota archaeon includes:
- a CDS encoding thioredoxin family protein, coding for MMPGEDTHQTVYLFTQPSCPNCPAAKMVLSEALQGTNIQLKTVDLQSMDPDLEFRLLEEQVFIASTPSVIVEDSHGLRLLYSGQVPSVEDVRQKLGVGTL